From a region of the Narcine bancroftii isolate sNarBan1 chromosome 5, sNarBan1.hap1, whole genome shotgun sequence genome:
- the LOC138762987 gene encoding uncharacterized protein, whose translation GPLTEIFRMSLAMGLVSKDWRVAHVVPLFKKGSKCKPGNYRPVSLTSVVGKLMESVLRDGIYKYLEVQGLLGSNQHDFVRGRSCLTNLIEFFEGVTKKVDEGKAVDVVYLDFSKAFDKVPHRRLGKKVEALGINEEVVKWIQQWLDGRCQRVVQALPSCDVEFVESEYGWTSTRTCNVCPTHVVTLWTSQLTSLPCDQKVEANFFLSTDGEEVLDLRGSPALRHGHHDRLLHEIMDRKRWTDIAVNAWEIGCTLGSSTLCHFGRSSKQ comes from the exons gggccattaacagagatatttaggatgtcactggccatggggttagtgtcaaaggattggagggtggcgcatgtggttccgctgtttaagaaagggtctaaatgtaaacctgggaattataggcccgtgagtctgacatctgtggtgggcaagttgatggaaagtgttctgagggatggtatttacaaatatttggaggtacagggattgctagggagtaatcagcatgattTTGTCagaggtagatcatgcttgacaaacctgattgagtttttcgagggggttacaaaaaaggttgatgaagggaaagctgtggatgttgtctatttagactttagtaaagcttttgacaaagttccccacaggaggttaggaaaaaaggtggaggcattaggtataaatgaggaggtagtgaaatggattcagcaatggttggatgggaggtgtcagagagtagtg CAGGCACTGCCCTCCTGTGACGTGGAGTTTGTAGAGAGTGAATATGGGTGGACATCGACGCGGACATGCAACGTATGTCCGACACATGTCGTCACCTTGTGGACATCGCAATTGACGTCACTACCCTGTGACCAAAAGGTGGAGGCTAATTTCTTTCTTAGCACCGATGGAGAGGAGGTCTTGGACCTCCGAGGCAGTCCAGCGCTTCGGCATGGCCATCATGATCGTCTTCTGCAC gaaaTAATGGATCGGAAGAGATGGACAGATATCGCAGTTAATGCATGGGAGATTGGGTGTACTCTTGGCTCTTCCACCCTTTGCCATTTTGGCAGATCATCTAAGCAATGA